In the genome of Microbacterium saperdae, one region contains:
- a CDS encoding coenzyme F420-0:L-glutamate ligase — MQANEGKALETSVDGKNYARIPLRTRVVMPDDDLDAVITEYAKDAVQPGDLLFVTEKIVAITQGRSYRLDEIKPRKLALFLSKYVTRTPYGIGLGMPETMEMALRECGTPRILFASAVAAVTKAFGRRGDFYRIAGDKARAIDGPTKHTIPPYNEAVVLGPKDPDGVAARLKALIGGQAEVAVVDINDLGGNILGSTLDKDGERRLVKILGDNPLGQGLESTPLGIVRAI, encoded by the coding sequence ATGCAGGCGAACGAGGGCAAGGCGCTCGAGACCAGCGTCGACGGGAAGAACTACGCGCGGATCCCGCTGCGTACGCGCGTCGTGATGCCGGATGACGACCTCGATGCCGTCATCACGGAATACGCGAAGGACGCGGTACAGCCGGGGGACCTGCTGTTCGTGACCGAGAAGATCGTGGCGATCACGCAGGGACGGTCGTATCGTCTCGACGAGATCAAGCCCCGCAAGCTCGCTCTGTTCCTCTCGAAGTACGTCACCCGCACGCCGTACGGGATCGGGCTCGGCATGCCGGAGACGATGGAGATGGCGTTGCGGGAGTGCGGTACCCCGCGCATCCTCTTCGCGTCCGCCGTCGCAGCGGTGACCAAGGCGTTCGGACGTCGTGGCGACTTCTACCGCATTGCGGGAGACAAGGCGCGTGCGATCGATGGCCCGACCAAGCACACCATCCCTCCGTACAACGAGGCGGTCGTGCTCGGACCCAAGGACCCCGATGGCGTCGCCGCACGTCTGAAGGCTCTGATCGGTGGCCAGGCCGAGGTGGCGGTGGTCGACATCAACGATCTCGGTGGGAACATCCTCGGGTCCACGCTCGACAAGGACGGCGAGCGTCGTCTCGTCAAGATCCTCGGCGATAACCCGCTTGGTCAGGGTCTCGAGTCCACGCCGCTCGGTATCGTCCGCGCGATCTGA
- a CDS encoding sugar-transfer associated ATP-grasp domain-containing protein, with protein sequence MSRLSLAPRVRYLIGRARRIDVGSVVERAKEASAQHHKAVPSIVVDMLWSAARHNVGFQDYIDYDFAMLTRAERETYMTHPVSNQLSQRYDHPDFRWIFQDKVEFDKQFSVHLHREWMVVEEGNADAVREFAQRLGTIVTKEPVGQAGTGVHRYHAAEVEDWEEFHRGLLARGEMLIEEVIRQHDALAAVCPGTVNTTRITAFFDGEKAHILAMAQKFGRGAVSDQMTFGGFYTMLDENGHSVGAGYDSHGHVHEKHPDTGFPIADFQLPYMDEVRAFIDQVARVVPEVQYVGWDIVVSPDGPVLVEGNWGAGVYENKPSVTGIRTGHKPRYREVIGF encoded by the coding sequence ATGTCACGTCTTTCCCTCGCGCCCCGCGTTCGCTATCTGATCGGACGCGCACGCCGCATCGACGTCGGATCGGTCGTGGAGCGCGCCAAAGAGGCCTCTGCGCAGCACCACAAGGCGGTGCCGTCGATCGTCGTCGACATGCTCTGGTCAGCGGCACGCCACAACGTCGGCTTCCAGGACTACATCGACTACGATTTCGCGATGCTCACCCGCGCGGAGCGCGAGACGTACATGACCCACCCGGTCTCGAACCAGCTCTCGCAGCGCTACGACCACCCGGACTTCCGTTGGATCTTCCAGGACAAGGTGGAGTTCGACAAGCAGTTCTCGGTGCACCTCCACCGGGAGTGGATGGTCGTCGAGGAGGGCAACGCCGATGCCGTCCGCGAGTTCGCGCAGCGGCTCGGCACGATCGTGACCAAGGAGCCGGTCGGCCAGGCCGGGACCGGCGTGCACCGCTACCATGCGGCGGAGGTCGAGGATTGGGAGGAGTTCCACCGTGGACTTCTCGCCCGCGGCGAAATGCTCATCGAAGAGGTCATCCGCCAGCACGATGCCCTCGCCGCGGTGTGCCCGGGAACCGTCAACACGACGCGCATCACGGCATTCTTCGACGGTGAGAAGGCGCACATCCTCGCGATGGCGCAGAAGTTCGGTCGCGGCGCGGTCAGCGACCAGATGACCTTCGGCGGCTTCTACACGATGCTCGACGAGAACGGTCACTCCGTCGGCGCCGGATACGACTCCCACGGCCACGTGCACGAGAAGCACCCCGACACAGGGTTCCCGATCGCCGACTTCCAGCTCCCCTACATGGACGAGGTCCGCGCGTTCATCGACCAGGTCGCACGCGTCGTTCCGGAAGTGCAGTACGTGGGATGGGACATCGTCGTGTCCCCCGACGGCCCGGTACTGGTGGAGGGCAACTGGGGCGCGGGCGTGTACGAGAACAAGCCGAGCGTCACCGGCATCCGCACGGGACACAAGCCGCGCTATCGCGAGGTCATCGGATTCTGA
- a CDS encoding alanine racemase: MSDTTSSARTHAVISRSALAAAAESAVQSGGTVADLRRDAWGHGVLAVAHAVTAAGASSVLVDSVGEIDALALEGITGTIDGVPDIDPDLLYGLPAGGDASALRPVMRLVGHVLSTKRLRAGDAVSYGYTHRAPADTVVALVTGGYAQGVVRALGNRAHVEIDGTERLIVGRVAMDVCVVDLEGTDVAVGTEVTFFGGMGPAARTLTQWAAITGLSAAELITVAGAHAVRGWEA, encoded by the coding sequence GTGTCCGACACGACTTCCAGCGCCCGAACGCATGCGGTGATCTCACGCTCCGCCTTGGCCGCTGCGGCGGAATCCGCCGTGCAGAGCGGGGGAACGGTCGCCGATCTTCGCCGCGACGCCTGGGGGCATGGCGTCCTGGCCGTGGCACACGCCGTGACCGCAGCCGGTGCGAGCAGTGTGCTGGTCGACTCCGTCGGGGAGATCGATGCGCTCGCCCTCGAAGGCATCACCGGAACCATCGACGGTGTCCCCGACATCGACCCCGACCTTCTCTATGGACTGCCGGCCGGAGGCGATGCCTCAGCGCTCCGCCCCGTCATGAGGCTGGTCGGACACGTTCTCTCGACGAAGCGCCTGCGTGCCGGCGACGCGGTCTCCTACGGCTATACCCATCGCGCTCCCGCGGACACGGTCGTCGCACTCGTCACCGGCGGATATGCGCAGGGGGTCGTGCGGGCGCTGGGAAACCGGGCGCACGTCGAGATCGACGGCACGGAGCGCCTCATCGTCGGCCGCGTCGCGATGGATGTGTGCGTGGTCGATCTCGAGGGCACCGACGTCGCTGTCGGTACCGAAGTCACGTTCTTCGGCGGCATGGGGCCTGCTGCGCGCACGCTGACGCAGTGGGCGGCGATCACCGGACTCTCCGCCGCGGAGCTCATCACCGTCGCCGGTGCGCACGCCGTCCGGGGGTGGGAAGCATGA
- a CDS encoding alanine racemase, translated as MSRPQLRISSRQFRANIESVRDRIAPSALMLVVKDDAYGHGLSWVVEVAESVGVEWFGSYDVRSALDVRRVAGGAVRVFAWATSTDTEIDDALVQGVDLGVGTAEYLGRIIARAAALGVIARVHLKIDTGLHRNGVLREDWDDVVADARAAEVAGLLEIVGVWSHIAEASDAEDDEAQAVFLDAVRVVDDAGSAPAWQHLTASAASWWRPELRGTLSRIGAFCYGVRSADGPELDGIRPIASLVASVKAIVEGEAVVDIGSFDGLPSTLAGSPVGTPGGARELRRIDHTSSVVQGWPGMAAGDEVHLFGAGAHGEVSATTLAERIDTVGEEILTRLSVRVRRVVVD; from the coding sequence ATGAGCCGTCCGCAGCTGCGCATCAGCAGCCGCCAATTCCGGGCGAACATCGAATCCGTGAGAGACCGGATCGCGCCATCCGCGCTCATGCTGGTCGTCAAGGACGACGCCTATGGTCACGGCCTCTCGTGGGTTGTCGAAGTCGCTGAATCAGTCGGCGTCGAGTGGTTCGGCAGTTATGACGTGCGCAGCGCGCTGGATGTGCGCCGCGTCGCGGGTGGCGCCGTGCGGGTGTTCGCATGGGCTACATCGACCGACACGGAGATCGACGACGCACTCGTGCAGGGGGTTGATCTGGGCGTCGGAACAGCGGAGTATCTGGGCCGGATCATCGCGCGCGCGGCCGCGCTCGGCGTCATCGCGCGCGTGCACCTCAAGATCGACACCGGCCTTCATCGCAACGGCGTGCTCCGCGAGGACTGGGACGATGTCGTCGCGGACGCTCGTGCCGCCGAGGTGGCAGGGCTGCTCGAGATCGTCGGAGTCTGGAGCCATATCGCGGAAGCCAGCGATGCAGAGGACGATGAGGCTCAAGCCGTCTTCCTCGACGCGGTGCGCGTGGTGGACGACGCCGGATCCGCTCCGGCGTGGCAGCACCTGACCGCATCGGCGGCCTCATGGTGGCGTCCCGAACTCCGCGGCACGCTGTCGCGGATCGGTGCCTTCTGCTACGGCGTCCGTTCGGCGGACGGCCCTGAACTCGACGGAATCCGCCCCATCGCCTCGCTGGTCGCCTCCGTGAAAGCGATCGTAGAGGGCGAAGCAGTCGTCGACATCGGCAGCTTCGACGGACTGCCGTCGACGCTCGCGGGGTCACCGGTCGGAACGCCGGGGGGAGCACGAGAGCTGCGACGGATCGACCACACGTCGTCGGTCGTGCAGGGATGGCCCGGAATGGCGGCGGGCGATGAGGTGCACCTGTTCGGTGCGGGCGCTCACGGCGAGGTCAGCGCCACGACTCTTGCGGAGCGCATCGACACGGTCGGCGAGGAGATCCTCACGCGACTCAGTGTCCGTGTGCGACGGGTCGTCGTCGACTGA
- a CDS encoding DUF7455 domain-containing protein, with protein MNATTERETSTVEFRLTAADRCDSCGAQAYIAAEVNGSELLFCAHHGRKYEEKLRTIATSWHDETARLVDAV; from the coding sequence ATGAACGCAACAACCGAACGTGAGACCTCTACCGTCGAGTTCCGCTTGACCGCAGCAGACCGTTGCGACTCCTGCGGCGCTCAGGCGTACATCGCCGCCGAGGTCAACGGCTCCGAGCTCCTCTTCTGCGCCCACCACGGCCGCAAGTACGAAGAGAAGCTCCGTACCATCGCGACCAGCTGGCACGACGAGACCGCTCGACTGGTCGACGCGGTCTGA
- a CDS encoding DNA gyrase/topoisomerase IV subunit B, with translation MTAEYSAHHLQVLEGLEAVRKRPGMYIGSNGSPGLMHCLWEIIDNAVDEAVAGNGKKIDIILHSDGSVEVHDLGRGIPVDVEPRTGLTGVEVVFTKLHAGGKFGGGSYAASGGLHGVGASVVNALSERLDVEVDRGGKTYAMSFHRGEPGRFADSGEKRPDAPFAPFEDGSELRVAGKAPRGVTGTRVRYWADRQIFTKDAAFQLGELENRARQTAFLVPGLEIVIRDNRAEESIETSYRYEGGISEFVDYLANDPPVTDNWRIQGEGTFKETVPVLQADGHMIATEVERVCQVDIALRWGTGYETTMRSFVNIIATPKGGTHQQGFEQEMLKVLRAQVEQNARRLKVGNDKLEKDDVLAGLTAVLTVNVPEPQFEGQTKEVLGTPAVRQIVAQVIRKDLGLRFSSTKRDDKNQATQLLDKIVAEMKARVSARAHKETQRRKNALESSTLPTKLVDCRTNEVERSELFIVEGDSALGTAKNARNSEFQALLPIRGKILNVQKASIGDMLSNAECASIIQVIGAGSGRSFDIDAARYGKVILMSDADVDGAHIRTLLLTLFFRYMRPLIEHGRVFAAVPPLHRVIVMNPGSKPNETIYTYSEQEMHALLTKLRKAGKRWHEPIQRYKGLGEMDAEQLATTTMDRSGRLLRRVRMEDAEAAGRVFELLMGNEVAPRREFIIDSSDRLSRESIDA, from the coding sequence GTGACCGCCGAGTATTCCGCACATCATCTCCAGGTGCTCGAAGGGCTCGAAGCCGTCCGCAAGCGCCCCGGTATGTACATCGGGTCGAACGGATCGCCCGGGCTCATGCACTGCCTCTGGGAGATCATCGATAACGCCGTCGACGAGGCGGTCGCCGGCAACGGCAAGAAGATCGACATCATCCTGCACTCCGACGGCAGCGTGGAGGTGCACGACCTCGGGCGTGGCATCCCCGTCGACGTCGAACCGCGAACCGGATTGACCGGTGTCGAGGTGGTCTTCACCAAGCTGCACGCCGGTGGAAAGTTCGGTGGCGGCTCCTACGCCGCATCCGGTGGTCTGCACGGTGTCGGCGCCTCCGTCGTGAACGCTCTCTCCGAGCGTCTCGATGTCGAGGTCGATCGAGGCGGCAAGACCTACGCGATGTCCTTCCACCGCGGTGAGCCCGGCCGCTTCGCCGACTCGGGGGAGAAGCGCCCCGATGCGCCCTTCGCTCCATTCGAGGACGGCAGCGAGCTCCGGGTCGCCGGCAAGGCGCCGCGCGGTGTGACAGGAACGCGTGTGCGGTACTGGGCCGATCGGCAGATCTTCACGAAGGACGCCGCCTTCCAGCTCGGCGAGCTCGAGAACCGGGCACGTCAGACCGCGTTCCTCGTGCCGGGGCTCGAGATCGTCATCCGCGACAACCGCGCGGAGGAGTCGATCGAGACCTCGTATCGTTACGAGGGCGGCATCTCCGAGTTCGTCGACTATCTCGCGAACGACCCGCCCGTGACCGACAACTGGCGCATCCAGGGCGAGGGGACCTTCAAGGAGACCGTCCCCGTCCTGCAGGCGGACGGCCACATGATCGCCACCGAGGTCGAACGGGTCTGCCAGGTCGACATCGCGCTGCGCTGGGGGACGGGGTATGAGACCACCATGCGCTCGTTCGTCAACATCATCGCGACCCCCAAGGGGGGAACGCATCAGCAGGGATTCGAGCAGGAGATGCTCAAGGTCCTGCGCGCGCAGGTCGAGCAGAACGCGCGGCGCCTCAAGGTCGGAAACGACAAGCTCGAGAAGGATGACGTTCTCGCCGGCCTCACCGCCGTGCTCACCGTGAACGTGCCCGAACCGCAGTTCGAAGGCCAGACGAAGGAAGTGCTCGGCACGCCGGCCGTGCGCCAGATCGTCGCCCAGGTCATCCGCAAGGATCTCGGACTCCGCTTCAGCTCGACCAAGCGCGATGACAAGAACCAGGCCACGCAGCTGCTGGACAAGATCGTCGCAGAGATGAAGGCCCGTGTCTCGGCGCGCGCGCACAAGGAGACCCAGCGCCGCAAGAACGCGCTCGAGTCCTCCACGCTCCCCACGAAGCTCGTCGACTGCCGCACGAACGAGGTGGAACGCAGCGAACTGTTCATCGTCGAGGGCGACTCGGCGCTCGGCACTGCGAAGAACGCGCGCAACAGCGAGTTCCAGGCGCTGCTGCCCATCCGAGGCAAGATCCTCAACGTGCAGAAGGCGTCGATCGGCGACATGCTGTCGAACGCCGAATGCGCCTCGATCATCCAGGTGATCGGCGCAGGCTCCGGTCGCTCGTTCGACATCGACGCCGCCCGGTACGGCAAGGTCATCCTGATGAGCGACGCCGACGTCGATGGCGCGCACATCCGTACCCTGCTGCTCACGCTCTTCTTCCGCTACATGCGTCCGCTGATCGAGCACGGGCGGGTGTTCGCGGCCGTTCCGCCGCTGCACCGGGTGATCGTGATGAACCCGGGCTCGAAGCCGAACGAGACGATCTACACCTACAGCGAGCAGGAGATGCACGCACTGCTGACCAAGCTCCGCAAGGCGGGCAAGCGCTGGCACGAGCCGATCCAGCGCTACAAGGGTCTCGGCGAGATGGATGCCGAGCAGCTCGCGACGACCACGATGGACCGCTCAGGACGCCTGCTGCGACGCGTGCGCATGGAGGATGCCGAGGCGGCGGGTCGCGTCTTCGAGCTGCTGATGGGCAACGAGGTCGCTCCGCGTCGCGAGTTCATCATCGACTCGTCCGACCGCCTGTCCCGCGAGTCCATCGACGCCTGA
- a CDS encoding DNA gyrase/topoisomerase IV subunit A encodes MPKTPPPEPVEERIQDIDLSTEMQGSFLEYAYSVIYSRALPDARDGLKPVQRRILYQMAEMGLRPDRGHVKSARVVGEVMGKLHPHGDTAIYDALVRLAQEWALRVPLVDGHGNFGSLDDGPAAARYTEARLAAAALALTENLDEDVVDFIPNYDGQFQQPAVLPAAFPNLLVNGASGIAVGMATNMAPHNLIEVVAAATHLLENPDATTEDLMEFVPGPDFPAGGVIMGLDGVKDAYANGRGALKVRGKVSIEPLGPRRTGIVVSELPYMVGPERLIEKIRDAVQSKKLQGISDVTDLTDRNHGLRVAIGIKTGFDPNAVLEQLYRLTPLEDSFSINNVALVDGQPRTLGLKEMLSVYVAHRLEVITRRSRYRLARREERLHLVEGLLIAILDIDEVIQVIRSSDDSEQARSRLRSVFDLSELQAEYILELRLRRLTKFSRIELEAERDALKAEIAALRELLDSPVLLRAAVATELDAAADAYGTPRRTLLMNAAPPKPRATKGAVDLQIADAPTVLVLSTTGRAVRVDLGEGQELTVPARRSKHDAILTTLEVTVRAELGALTSAGRVVRFSPVDLPSVPSSSVQLAAGTPLRDYLGITTRGERILGFVRFDSDTPIALGTAQGTVKRIVPSAIPVRPEIEVIAMKPGDTVVGAAEAPDDAELVFVTTDAQLLHFSASAVRPQGAAAGGMAGIKLGSGAAVMFFGVVDADAEAVVATVSGTEGILPGTEPGRAKVTAFSEYPAKGRATGGVRAHAFLKGEDRLTVAWVGPNPAQAVDPTGAVRKLPEPGARRDASGQPIDGVIGSIGRTIV; translated from the coding sequence ATGCCGAAAACTCCGCCGCCCGAGCCCGTCGAGGAGCGCATCCAGGACATCGACCTGTCCACCGAGATGCAGGGCTCGTTCCTCGAGTACGCGTACTCGGTGATCTACTCCCGCGCTCTGCCCGATGCGCGCGACGGTCTCAAGCCGGTGCAGCGACGCATCCTCTACCAGATGGCCGAGATGGGCCTCCGCCCCGACCGCGGTCACGTGAAGAGCGCCCGCGTCGTGGGCGAGGTGATGGGGAAGCTCCACCCGCACGGCGACACGGCCATCTACGACGCACTCGTGCGCCTGGCGCAGGAGTGGGCGCTGCGCGTGCCCCTGGTCGACGGGCACGGCAACTTCGGCTCACTCGACGACGGGCCCGCAGCCGCGCGATACACCGAGGCCCGCCTGGCGGCCGCCGCGCTGGCCCTGACGGAGAACCTCGACGAGGACGTCGTAGATTTCATCCCGAATTACGACGGACAGTTCCAGCAGCCCGCCGTCCTGCCTGCCGCGTTCCCGAACCTGCTCGTCAACGGTGCGAGCGGCATCGCGGTCGGCATGGCCACGAACATGGCCCCGCACAACCTCATCGAGGTCGTCGCGGCTGCCACGCACCTGCTCGAGAATCCGGACGCCACCACGGAAGACCTCATGGAGTTCGTGCCGGGCCCGGACTTCCCGGCCGGCGGGGTGATCATGGGCCTCGACGGCGTCAAGGACGCCTATGCCAACGGCCGCGGCGCCCTCAAGGTGCGCGGCAAGGTGTCCATCGAACCTCTCGGCCCTCGCCGCACGGGCATCGTCGTCTCCGAGCTGCCGTACATGGTCGGGCCCGAGCGTCTGATCGAGAAGATCCGCGACGCGGTGCAGTCCAAGAAGCTCCAGGGCATCAGCGATGTCACCGACCTGACCGACCGCAATCACGGTCTGCGCGTCGCGATCGGCATCAAGACCGGGTTCGATCCGAACGCCGTGCTGGAGCAGCTGTACCGACTCACTCCGCTCGAGGACTCGTTCAGCATCAACAACGTGGCGCTCGTCGACGGCCAGCCCCGCACGCTCGGCCTCAAGGAGATGCTGAGCGTCTACGTGGCGCACCGCCTCGAGGTCATCACCCGGCGCAGCCGCTACCGCCTCGCCCGCCGAGAGGAGCGCCTGCACCTCGTCGAGGGTCTGCTGATCGCGATCCTCGACATCGACGAGGTCATCCAGGTCATCCGCTCCTCCGACGATTCGGAGCAGGCGCGCTCTCGCTTGCGCTCCGTCTTCGATCTCAGCGAGCTGCAGGCCGAGTACATCCTCGAGCTCCGCCTGCGCCGACTGACGAAGTTCTCACGCATCGAGCTCGAGGCAGAGCGCGATGCGCTGAAGGCCGAGATCGCTGCTCTCCGCGAGCTGCTGGACAGCCCGGTGCTGCTCCGCGCCGCTGTCGCCACCGAGCTCGACGCCGCCGCCGACGCCTACGGGACGCCGCGCCGCACGCTGCTGATGAACGCTGCTCCGCCCAAGCCCCGTGCGACGAAGGGTGCTGTCGATCTCCAGATCGCCGATGCCCCGACGGTGCTCGTGCTCTCCACCACCGGCCGCGCCGTGCGCGTCGACCTGGGTGAAGGACAGGAGCTCACGGTGCCGGCACGACGGAGCAAGCACGATGCGATCCTGACGACGCTCGAGGTCACGGTCCGCGCAGAGCTCGGTGCACTCACCAGCGCTGGTCGCGTCGTGCGGTTCTCCCCCGTCGATCTGCCGTCCGTGCCCTCCAGCTCGGTGCAGCTCGCAGCGGGTACGCCACTGCGGGACTACCTGGGCATCACCACTCGTGGCGAGCGGATCCTCGGCTTCGTGCGCTTCGACAGCGACACTCCGATCGCACTCGGCACCGCCCAGGGAACCGTGAAGAGGATCGTGCCCTCCGCCATCCCCGTGCGCCCGGAGATCGAGGTCATCGCCATGAAGCCCGGTGACACCGTCGTCGGCGCTGCCGAGGCACCGGACGACGCCGAGCTCGTGTTCGTCACGACCGACGCGCAGCTCCTTCACTTCTCCGCCTCTGCCGTGCGCCCTCAGGGCGCTGCTGCCGGCGGCATGGCCGGCATCAAACTCGGATCCGGTGCGGCGGTGATGTTCTTCGGCGTCGTCGATGCGGACGCCGAAGCGGTCGTCGCCACCGTCTCGGGCACCGAGGGCATCCTCCCCGGCACAGAGCCGGGTCGGGCGAAGGTCACCGCGTTCTCGGAGTACCCCGCGAAGGGGCGCGCCACCGGCGGCGTGCGCGCGCACGCCTTCCTGAAAGGCGAGGACCGCCTCACGGTCGCGTGGGTGGGCCCGAACCCGGCACAGGCCGTCGACCCCACGGGGGCCGTGCGGAAGCTTCCCGAACCTGGTGCCCGGCGCGACGCGTCCGGTCAGCCGATCGACGGCGTGATCGGCAGCATCGGCCGCACCATCGTCTGA
- a CDS encoding alkaline phosphatase family protein — translation MSLMLPSESPSARSIVGVAGDLFASLRAESDVLPPAQSVVLVVVDGLGAISLRGHAGHARALTAGMTKRDTAQSVFPSTTAAALTSILTGVWPGEHGLVGYRVLDARRDVLVNQLTGWESEGLDPLTWQPAPTIFEQAVAAARPAFAVGVAAYEHSGFTRATLRGAEFVAASTPAERVAAAYGLAEQHPGALVYCYLPEVDKAGHKHGVASAEWVAALEDIDSALSVRVPSGVGVLVTSDHGMVDVPSRRQAVLDASHLAGVRHVGGEPRMLHVHLEPDAVAADVVARWRADLDGVADVLTRDEAIAGGLFGPRVTDDARSRVGDLLVVARGVWAVYDGTAADQRGRGMIGQHGGLTPEERTVPVIRLGAFSR, via the coding sequence ATGTCCCTCATGCTACCGTCCGAGTCGCCATCAGCCCGGAGCATCGTCGGGGTGGCGGGCGACCTCTTCGCGTCCTTGCGTGCCGAGTCCGATGTGCTCCCGCCCGCGCAGTCCGTCGTGCTCGTGGTGGTCGACGGCCTCGGCGCCATCAGCCTCCGCGGTCATGCGGGTCACGCCAGGGCGCTGACGGCGGGGATGACGAAGCGCGACACCGCGCAGTCGGTGTTCCCGTCGACCACGGCCGCTGCGTTGACGAGCATCCTCACCGGGGTGTGGCCGGGCGAGCACGGCCTCGTCGGATACCGGGTGCTCGACGCCCGTCGCGACGTGCTCGTGAACCAGCTCACCGGCTGGGAGTCGGAAGGGCTCGACCCGCTCACCTGGCAGCCGGCGCCGACGATCTTCGAGCAGGCCGTGGCTGCCGCGAGACCGGCGTTCGCCGTCGGTGTCGCCGCCTACGAGCACAGCGGGTTCACGCGGGCCACGCTGCGCGGCGCCGAGTTCGTGGCGGCGAGCACTCCCGCGGAGCGCGTCGCAGCCGCCTACGGGCTCGCGGAGCAGCACCCCGGCGCTCTCGTCTACTGCTACCTTCCCGAGGTCGACAAGGCGGGGCACAAGCACGGCGTGGCGTCTGCCGAGTGGGTGGCGGCGCTCGAGGACATCGATTCCGCTCTCTCGGTACGGGTGCCCTCCGGTGTCGGCGTGCTCGTCACCTCCGACCACGGCATGGTCGACGTGCCGTCACGGCGTCAGGCGGTGCTCGACGCTTCGCACCTGGCCGGCGTCCGCCATGTCGGGGGAGAACCGCGGATGCTCCACGTCCACCTCGAGCCGGATGCCGTCGCCGCAGACGTCGTGGCTCGCTGGCGCGCCGACCTCGACGGCGTCGCCGATGTGCTCACCCGCGACGAGGCGATCGCGGGCGGCCTCTTCGGGCCGCGCGTCACGGATGACGCTCGTTCTCGGGTGGGGGACCTGCTGGTCGTCGCCCGCGGAGTGTGGGCGGTCTACGACGGCACTGCCGCCGACCAACGGGGCCGCGGGATGATCGGGCAGCACGGGGGACTGACTCCCGAAGAGAGAACGGTCCCGGTGATCAGGCTCGGTGCATTCTCCCGCTGA
- the sepH gene encoding septation protein SepH, which yields MENVTIVGTESGVLVLATESGERFALPIDDVLQREIRRATRQAEPTAQRLAASPRDIQAQIRAGLTAVEVSELLGISVDDVARFEGPVLAEREHIIGQALAVPVLIGSEVEPDAQPTFGVAVRAKLADVEASEERWASWKDETGWIVKLEFTASDVEHDARWSFDPRRSALSPLNADATQLSRQGSLPEGLIPRLRAVDAERAGSPYKDESRFDSGAFGPRLLPTPEADVEEPSLPERSNAAAQEAATKRAPESSTTSPETADLLEALRRRRGQRETAPLIDDVEDLHSEPNPIALFDAAFEPETDEPEPATTEPQTSSSEPSDGNARRRRRNAMPSWDEIVFGARTDE from the coding sequence ATGGAAAACGTCACCATCGTCGGCACAGAATCAGGAGTCCTCGTACTCGCGACCGAGTCGGGCGAGCGGTTCGCGCTGCCCATCGACGATGTCCTGCAACGGGAGATCCGTCGCGCCACCCGCCAGGCCGAGCCGACCGCACAGCGTCTGGCCGCCAGTCCCCGTGACATCCAGGCGCAGATCCGCGCCGGGCTCACCGCCGTCGAGGTCTCCGAGCTGCTCGGCATCAGTGTCGACGACGTCGCCCGCTTCGAGGGCCCGGTGCTCGCGGAGCGCGAGCACATCATCGGTCAGGCCCTGGCCGTTCCCGTGCTGATCGGCAGCGAGGTGGAGCCCGACGCCCAGCCGACCTTCGGGGTCGCCGTTCGCGCCAAGCTCGCCGATGTCGAGGCGTCGGAGGAACGGTGGGCGAGCTGGAAGGACGAGACCGGCTGGATCGTCAAGCTCGAGTTCACTGCGAGCGACGTCGAGCACGACGCGCGGTGGAGCTTCGATCCTCGACGCAGTGCCCTGTCGCCGCTCAATGCCGACGCCACGCAGCTCTCCCGTCAGGGTTCCCTGCCTGAAGGGCTCATCCCCCGTCTGCGGGCGGTCGACGCGGAGCGCGCCGGCTCGCCGTACAAGGACGAGAGCCGCTTCGACTCCGGTGCATTCGGGCCGCGGCTGCTGCCGACCCCCGAGGCCGATGTCGAGGAACCGTCTCTTCCGGAGCGCTCGAACGCCGCCGCTCAGGAGGCTGCGACCAAGCGCGCACCCGAGTCGTCGACGACGAGCCCCGAGACAGCAGACCTGCTCGAGGCGCTCCGTCGCCGCCGCGGCCAGCGCGAGACGGCTCCGTTGATCGATGACGTCGAGGATCTCCACTCCGAGCCGAACCCGATCGCCCTGTTCGACGCGGCGTTCGAACCGGAGACCGATGAGCCGGAACCGGCGACGACGGAACCGCAGACCAGCTCGAGTGAGCCGTCCGACGGCAACGCCCGCCGGCGCCGCCGCAACGCGATGCCCTCGTGGGACGAGATCGTCTTCGGAGCCCGTACCGACGAGTGA
- a CDS encoding DUF4193 domain-containing protein, with the protein MATDYDAPRKSEDDSESIEALKERVPDKLSGSSGDEDSDNPSSFDLPGADLSDLELDVVVLPAQQDEFTCMSCFLVKHRSQLDHEDASGPICKECAA; encoded by the coding sequence ATGGCAACCGATTACGACGCTCCCCGAAAGAGTGAAGACGACTCCGAGTCGATCGAAGCGCTCAAGGAGCGTGTGCCGGACAAGCTCTCCGGCTCAAGCGGGGACGAGGATTCCGACAACCCGTCGAGCTTCGACCTCCCGGGCGCCGATCTGTCCGACCTCGAGCTCGATGTCGTCGTGCTGCCCGCGCAGCAGGACGAGTTCACCTGCATGAGCTGCTTCCTGGTGAAGCACCGCTCGCAGCTCGACCACGAGGACGCTTCCGGCCCTATCTGCAAGGAGTGCGCTGCCTGA